From a single Hymenobacter sp. YIM 151500-1 genomic region:
- a CDS encoding RagB/SusD family nutrient uptake outer membrane protein: MSTFNKYACGAWLLTLGLLSGCGEKFLEESPTDQVTDANFYKTATDAIQATNAIYGELITQGQYNAALWGLGDIASDISTTGGGGGGDGIEYQQLDFFNIPATNLVATRLWGSCYVGIGRANIVLQKVPAMSIDPAIQKRCIGEAQFLRAKYYFDLVRAYGDVPLLTTPPVTLADVNVPRTPAAQVYAQIEKDLTDAIGNLPPSYSGDDLGRATKWSATGLLAKVHLTQNKLPEAATRAREVISSSGKSLWENYADNFKVANENGKESLFEAQFFSGRNQWTQNGPGFSGNEFFGPRGQGATPQGGYGFNIPEPDFVAGYEAGDRRRDATIWMPGDTYPDGRKQPSSLPGSPNGYGCKKWFVGKTNTNIWDSELNIPVMRLAEVYLILAEAVGPTPEGLDAINRVRRRAFGLPLGTASPRDLAAGIGAAAFKTAVIRERKYELAFEMDRWFDMKRTGELLTSPQLIAKGVKPFNIVLPIPQSELDVNPGLTQNPGY; encoded by the coding sequence ATGTCGACTTTCAATAAATACGCCTGCGGCGCCTGGCTCCTGACGCTGGGTCTGCTGAGCGGGTGCGGCGAGAAGTTTCTGGAGGAGTCTCCCACCGACCAGGTAACCGACGCCAACTTCTACAAAACCGCCACCGACGCCATTCAGGCCACCAACGCCATCTACGGCGAGCTGATTACGCAGGGCCAGTACAACGCCGCCCTCTGGGGCCTGGGCGACATTGCCTCCGACATCTCGACCACCGGCGGCGGGGGCGGCGGCGACGGTATCGAGTACCAGCAGCTCGACTTCTTCAACATTCCGGCTACCAACCTGGTAGCTACCCGCCTGTGGGGCAGCTGCTACGTGGGCATCGGGCGGGCCAACATCGTGCTGCAAAAGGTGCCGGCCATGAGCATCGACCCCGCTATTCAGAAGCGGTGCATTGGTGAGGCGCAGTTTCTGCGGGCCAAGTACTACTTTGACCTGGTGCGGGCCTACGGCGACGTGCCCCTGCTGACCACGCCGCCCGTTACGCTGGCCGACGTGAACGTGCCCCGCACTCCGGCGGCCCAGGTGTACGCCCAGATTGAGAAGGACCTGACCGACGCCATCGGCAACCTGCCGCCTTCTTACAGCGGCGACGACCTGGGCCGGGCCACCAAGTGGTCGGCCACGGGCCTGCTGGCCAAGGTGCACCTCACTCAGAACAAGCTGCCCGAAGCCGCCACGCGGGCCCGCGAGGTGATAAGCAGTAGCGGCAAGTCCTTGTGGGAAAACTACGCCGACAACTTCAAGGTAGCCAATGAGAACGGCAAGGAGTCGTTGTTTGAGGCGCAGTTCTTTTCGGGCCGCAACCAGTGGACCCAAAACGGCCCCGGCTTCAGCGGCAACGAGTTCTTCGGGCCCCGCGGCCAGGGCGCCACGCCCCAGGGCGGCTACGGCTTCAACATTCCAGAGCCTGACTTCGTGGCCGGCTACGAGGCCGGCGACCGGCGCCGCGACGCTACCATCTGGATGCCCGGCGACACCTACCCCGACGGCCGCAAGCAGCCCAGCTCCCTGCCCGGCTCGCCCAACGGCTACGGCTGCAAAAAGTGGTTTGTGGGCAAGACGAACACCAATATCTGGGACTCGGAGCTGAACATTCCGGTGATGCGCCTGGCCGAGGTGTACCTGATTCTGGCCGAAGCCGTGGGCCCCACGCCCGAAGGCCTGGACGCCATCAACCGAGTACGCCGCCGGGCCTTTGGGCTGCCGCTGGGCACGGCTAGCCCCCGCGACCTGGCCGCGGGCATTGGGGCCGCCGCCTTCAAAACGGCCGTGATTCGGGAGCGGAAGTACGAGCTGGCTTTCGAGATGGACCGGTGGTTTGACATGAAGCGCACCGGCGAGCTGCTCACCTCGCCCCAGCTCATTGCCAAAGGCGTGAAGCCCTTCAACATCGTGCTGCCCATTCCGCAGTCGGAGCTGGACGTGAACCCCGGCCTGACCCAGAATCCGGGGTATTAA
- a CDS encoding SusC/RagA family TonB-linked outer membrane protein, translated as MKSHFYSQALRRALWLAACGLPATALAAPALGAAPTARPTTPAADVAVSGRVTQRGSGEPLPGVTIIVKGTTLGTTTDADGRFSLNAPENATLIISYVGFARQEVPITGATSNLNITLAEDTRALSEVVVVGYGTQERGSVTGAVSSVSARDIATQPVADATQALQGRAAGVTVTSNGGAPGGAAGTSIRVRGITSAGNNNPLYVVDGFPLPEGGENQLNAISPNDIETIDILKDASATAIYGVRAANGVVIITTKRGKAGVSTLNLDAYRGVQQVWRKLDLLNAEEYAVINNEGRLAGGAPIVVDRLRNPQALGEGTDWQDEVFRRAAIQNYSLSATGGNDKGRFALSGSYFQQDGTIIGSDFERFTLRANGDLQANNILKLGSSISLTHLSDRQITSNSGEYGTVQQMLRMPAIIPVFRPDGYYYEPRGAQDNFIEENPLASATITNQRFTRNRALTTVFAELEPVKGLRFRTNVGADFIFDNFRAFRPGVPELQFDGQTYSTRYTQATSGATATSSYAPSYLIENTLTFDRLFADRHQVTVLLGQSAQQFNYSNVEAYRTGFLRNDLQVINSGPINTQLANAGTINPPSRLASYFGRVNYEFAGKYLFQAIARYDGSSSFPPGDKFGFFPGVSAGWRISEEDFMKDNQLISNLKLRVGYGKVGNPNNAGRFAYLYAINSGIQYPFGANGGTLQIGAAPTRQANPDLRWETNNQTNIGIDLGFLENRFEATIDLYNRQSPNLIAPVPVSLVSGTYEAVNRNAASAYNRGIDFSFTSHNVRGAGSGLSWTTTLNVSAFKTELESLGVGQPYDGLSVLSGVIVRYDEGQPFGSFYGYVADGLFQTPEDVKNHATQNGAAPGDIRFRDLNNDGLINAADRTFIGNPNPDFFYGINNTLTWKGLDLNVFVQGSQGNDIYNQNRYILESPLYGTSSGSTRVLGRWTGPGTSNDVPRAVGGDNADPNQNLRVSSYFVEDGSYLRIKTLTLGYTLPSALQERIAAKQLRVYVTAQNLLTLTKYSGYDPEVGARGVDLGVYPQPRVFLAGLNIGF; from the coding sequence ATGAAATCACACTTCTACTCCCAGGCACTGCGCCGGGCGTTGTGGCTGGCGGCTTGCGGGCTACCAGCCACGGCGCTGGCAGCACCGGCCCTCGGCGCAGCTCCCACAGCCCGCCCCACCACTCCTGCCGCCGATGTAGCCGTGAGCGGCCGCGTTACCCAGCGCGGCAGCGGCGAACCGCTACCCGGCGTCACCATCATCGTGAAAGGCACCACGCTGGGTACCACCACCGACGCCGACGGCCGCTTCTCGCTGAACGCGCCAGAAAATGCTACGCTCATTATCAGCTACGTGGGCTTTGCCCGCCAGGAAGTACCCATCACGGGCGCCACGAGCAACCTGAACATTACGCTGGCCGAAGACACCCGCGCCCTGAGCGAAGTGGTAGTAGTGGGCTACGGCACCCAGGAGCGCGGCAGCGTAACGGGCGCCGTATCGTCGGTGTCGGCGCGCGACATTGCCACGCAGCCGGTAGCCGATGCTACCCAGGCTTTGCAAGGCCGGGCGGCGGGTGTCACGGTAACGTCCAACGGCGGGGCGCCGGGCGGGGCGGCTGGCACGTCCATTCGGGTGCGCGGCATCACCTCGGCCGGCAACAACAACCCACTGTACGTGGTGGATGGCTTTCCGCTGCCCGAGGGCGGCGAAAACCAGCTGAACGCCATCAGCCCCAACGACATTGAAACCATCGACATTCTGAAGGACGCCTCGGCCACCGCCATCTACGGGGTGCGGGCCGCCAACGGCGTGGTCATCATCACCACCAAGCGGGGCAAGGCCGGGGTTTCCACGCTCAACCTGGACGCCTACCGCGGGGTGCAGCAGGTGTGGCGCAAGCTGGATTTGCTGAACGCCGAGGAGTACGCCGTCATCAACAACGAAGGCCGCTTAGCCGGGGGCGCCCCCATTGTGGTAGACCGCCTGCGCAACCCGCAAGCCCTGGGCGAGGGCACCGACTGGCAGGACGAAGTGTTCCGCCGGGCCGCCATCCAGAACTACTCGCTGTCGGCGACGGGCGGCAACGACAAGGGCCGCTTCGCCCTGTCAGGCAGCTACTTCCAGCAGGACGGCACCATCATCGGCTCTGATTTTGAGCGGTTTACCCTGCGCGCTAACGGCGACTTGCAGGCCAATAACATCCTGAAGCTGGGCAGCAGCATCTCCCTCACTCACCTCTCGGACCGGCAGATTACCTCCAACAGCGGCGAGTACGGCACGGTGCAGCAGATGCTGCGCATGCCGGCCATTATTCCGGTGTTCCGGCCCGATGGCTACTACTATGAGCCCCGCGGCGCCCAGGACAACTTCATCGAGGAAAACCCGCTGGCTTCGGCTACCATCACCAACCAGCGCTTCACCCGCAACCGCGCCCTGACCACGGTGTTTGCGGAGTTGGAACCGGTGAAGGGCCTGCGCTTCCGCACCAACGTGGGCGCCGACTTTATCTTCGACAATTTCCGGGCCTTCCGGCCGGGCGTGCCCGAGCTGCAATTCGACGGCCAGACCTATTCCACGCGCTACACCCAGGCTACGTCGGGCGCCACGGCTACCTCCTCGTACGCGCCGAGCTACCTGATTGAAAACACCCTGACCTTCGACCGGCTCTTTGCCGACCGGCACCAGGTTACGGTGCTGCTGGGGCAGTCGGCTCAGCAGTTCAACTACAGCAATGTGGAGGCCTACCGCACCGGCTTTCTGCGCAACGACTTGCAGGTAATCAACTCCGGCCCCATCAACACCCAACTGGCCAACGCGGGCACTATTAACCCGCCGTCCCGCCTAGCCAGCTACTTCGGGCGCGTCAACTACGAGTTTGCCGGCAAGTACCTGTTCCAGGCCATTGCCCGCTACGACGGCTCCAGCAGCTTCCCGCCCGGCGACAAGTTCGGCTTCTTCCCCGGCGTATCGGCCGGCTGGCGCATTTCGGAGGAAGACTTCATGAAGGATAACCAGCTAATCAGCAACCTGAAGCTGCGCGTGGGCTACGGCAAGGTGGGCAACCCCAACAACGCCGGCCGCTTTGCCTACCTCTACGCCATCAACTCGGGCATTCAGTATCCCTTTGGGGCCAACGGCGGCACCTTGCAGATTGGGGCTGCCCCCACGCGCCAGGCTAACCCCGACCTGCGCTGGGAAACCAACAACCAAACCAACATCGGCATTGACCTGGGCTTCCTGGAAAACCGCTTCGAGGCCACCATTGACCTCTACAACCGCCAGTCGCCCAACCTGATTGCGCCGGTGCCGGTGTCGTTGGTATCGGGCACCTACGAAGCCGTAAACCGCAACGCGGCGTCGGCCTACAACCGCGGCATCGACTTCTCCTTTACCTCGCACAACGTGCGGGGCGCGGGCAGCGGCCTGAGCTGGACGACCACGCTGAATGTGTCGGCGTTTAAGACCGAGCTGGAGTCATTGGGTGTGGGGCAACCCTACGACGGACTGAGCGTGCTGAGCGGCGTGATTGTGCGCTACGATGAAGGCCAGCCCTTCGGCTCCTTCTACGGCTACGTGGCCGATGGCCTGTTTCAGACGCCGGAAGACGTGAAAAACCACGCCACCCAGAACGGAGCCGCCCCCGGCGACATCCGCTTCCGGGACTTGAACAATGACGGGCTTATCAACGCCGCCGACCGCACCTTCATCGGCAACCCCAACCCGGACTTTTTCTACGGCATCAATAACACGCTGACCTGGAAAGGCCTCGACCTGAACGTATTTGTGCAGGGCTCCCAGGGCAACGACATTTACAACCAGAACCGCTACATTCTGGAAAGCCCGCTCTACGGCACCAGCAGCGGCAGCACCCGCGTACTGGGCCGCTGGACCGGCCCCGGCACCAGCAACGACGTGCCCCGCGCCGTGGGCGGCGACAACGCCGACCCCAACCAGAACCTGCGCGTGTCGAGCTACTTTGTGGAGGACGGCTCCTATCTGCGCATCAAAACCCTGACGCTGGGCTACACCCTGCCCTCGGCCTTGCAGGAGCGTATTGCCGCCAAGCAGCTGCGCGTGTACGTAACGGCCCAAAACCTGCTGACGCTGACCAAGTACTCCGGCTACGACCCCGAAGTAGGTGCCCGCGGCGTCGACCTGGGCGTGTACCCGCAGCCGCGCGTGTTCCTGGCCGGCCTTAACATCGGTTTCTAG
- a CDS encoding 7TM diverse intracellular signaling domain-containing protein — translation MLHCIPAAARPADTLRVSSALEELPIPSGCYSVLEDPTGRLTLADVQRPATARQFVRGDQRPSTMERAGAAYWLRLVVHANGSLNQHWYLELFDSHLNDIIFYPSASTEQGAIHTGADHRLASRRFPYKNFLFRLPLEPNRSHTYYLRLSSNSKTSFVSRLRTEQPLAVHFQTEYGLLGAFYGVLLIMVVYNLCLYLFIGEQTYLRYVLYVLSCSLVFLSEDGLGFQYLWPNFPELNQLIIAGSPILLLLTFSYYARQFLDAPQRLPRYDPWVRRVVLISVGVLLLDTWWLHSGWGFWFYLLPYGMLYYAAFRVWQRGFRPARFFLLAHALVATSVCFLILRKLGIHTFTNTVTVYSMNVAFVVEVVVLSYALGEKIKSIRDATIRAQDKLVKQLRKKHVAQNMLVEQLRQNQELKDQLNSELESLVAQRTEELRRQSDTIAAQNRELLQANGLLALQSAAIEKLNLELQRDLQEVKTARVLSKEVDFGEFSQIYPDKDACLRYLANLKWTDGYRCRKCGHEKYCDGRELYSRRCTKCRYVESATAYTLLQKCKFSIIKAFYAVFLIYTHKGNYSSQELSRVLDLRQGTCWSFSQKVLEAMRRRRHAPDFDENEGWTHVLLDATSVEHEESMAEESSAQA, via the coding sequence TTGCTGCACTGTATTCCCGCCGCTGCCCGCCCCGCCGATACGCTGCGGGTAAGCTCGGCCCTGGAAGAGCTGCCCATACCTTCGGGGTGCTATAGCGTGCTGGAAGACCCCACCGGCCGCCTCACCCTGGCCGATGTGCAGCGCCCGGCCACCGCCCGGCAGTTTGTGCGCGGCGACCAGCGGCCGTCCACCATGGAGCGCGCCGGCGCCGCGTACTGGCTGCGGCTGGTGGTGCACGCCAACGGCTCCCTGAACCAGCACTGGTACCTGGAGCTGTTCGACTCCCACCTCAACGACATTATCTTCTACCCCTCGGCTAGCACCGAGCAGGGCGCCATCCACACCGGCGCCGACCACCGGCTGGCCTCGCGGCGGTTTCCGTACAAAAACTTTTTGTTTCGGCTGCCGCTGGAGCCTAACCGCAGCCACACCTACTACCTGCGGCTCAGCTCTAACTCCAAAACCAGCTTTGTGAGCCGCCTGCGTACCGAGCAGCCCCTGGCCGTGCACTTCCAGACGGAGTATGGCTTGCTGGGCGCGTTTTATGGGGTGCTGCTGATTATGGTAGTGTACAACCTCTGCCTCTACCTCTTCATTGGCGAACAAACCTACCTGCGCTACGTGCTGTACGTGCTCAGCTGCAGCCTGGTGTTCCTGTCCGAAGATGGCCTGGGCTTTCAGTACCTGTGGCCCAACTTCCCGGAGCTGAACCAGCTGATTATTGCCGGCTCGCCCATTTTGCTGCTGCTCACATTCAGCTACTACGCCCGCCAGTTTCTGGATGCCCCGCAGCGCCTGCCCCGCTACGACCCCTGGGTGCGCCGGGTGGTGCTCATCAGCGTGGGCGTGCTGCTGCTGGATACGTGGTGGCTGCACTCAGGCTGGGGGTTTTGGTTTTACTTGCTGCCCTACGGAATGCTGTACTACGCCGCATTTCGGGTGTGGCAGCGGGGCTTCCGGCCGGCCCGGTTCTTTTTGCTGGCTCACGCCCTAGTAGCTACCAGCGTCTGCTTCCTGATTCTGAGGAAGTTAGGGATTCATACCTTCACCAATACCGTTACGGTGTACAGCATGAACGTGGCGTTTGTGGTGGAAGTGGTGGTGCTGTCGTACGCCCTGGGTGAGAAAATCAAGAGCATCCGCGACGCCACCATCCGGGCCCAGGACAAGCTGGTGAAGCAGCTGCGCAAAAAGCACGTGGCCCAGAACATGCTGGTGGAGCAGCTGCGGCAAAACCAGGAGCTGAAAGACCAGCTTAACTCGGAGCTGGAAAGCCTGGTGGCCCAGCGCACCGAGGAGTTGCGCCGGCAGAGCGACACCATTGCCGCCCAAAACCGGGAACTGCTGCAAGCCAACGGCCTGCTAGCCTTGCAGTCGGCGGCCATTGAGAAGCTGAACCTGGAGCTGCAGCGCGACTTGCAGGAAGTGAAAACGGCCCGCGTGCTGTCCAAGGAGGTTGATTTCGGCGAGTTCAGCCAAATCTACCCCGACAAGGACGCCTGCCTCCGATACCTGGCCAACCTGAAGTGGACCGACGGCTACCGCTGCCGCAAGTGCGGCCACGAGAAGTATTGCGACGGGCGCGAGCTGTACTCGCGCCGCTGCACCAAGTGCCGCTACGTGGAGTCGGCTACGGCTTACACGCTGCTGCAAAAGTGTAAGTTCTCCATTATCAAGGCCTTTTACGCCGTGTTTCTGATTTACACGCACAAAGGCAACTACTCGTCCCAGGAACTCTCGCGGGTGCTGGACCTGCGCCAGGGTACCTGCTGGAGCTTCAGCCAGAAGGTGCTGGAAGCCATGCGCCGCCGCCGCCACGCCCCCGATTTCGACGAAAATGAAGGCTGGACCCACGTGCTGCTCGACGCCACCAGCGTAGAGCACGAGGAATCAATGGCCGAGGAATCGTCAGCCCAGGCTTAG
- a CDS encoding cellulase family glycosylhydrolase: MGARHPFSTGLAWLLGLLLAVAGPATAQRLGLLRANGPRIVDAAGREVVLRGYNVGGWLLQESYILGTDTLNSQWRIQQGLLRTLPEAEVEDFYRQYRANFITKADIDFLARQGFNCVRLPLHYDLFLTPTQRRARTAVARNPHNPQQLDAYVQQLSTWYDQNQLFNPAQQLDGFRFIDDMVKWCAANKLYLILDLHAAPGGQGTDRNINDNFRPLDLWKRRDAKGRLLYQDLTVRLWEKLAARYRREATIAMYDLINEPHNLNAANGLSNDNQELSALYARLIDAVRGQQDRHLLLLEGNGYGNEYTNLTPDKLTARDKTNLVYNAHRYWCPNTAEAADPNPNQINLLSNLAAFRARWQVPVWVGETGENSNEWFTAAVQGLNAAGIGWCHWNIKRVDSGAGLLRVAPYGSILTAEGRAALLRNVQFANCQINRDVLAALIQPADARTPFAPLTIPGTIPATDYDLGREGVTYHDSYSTRTDYRELKPTNHGGAYRNDGVDISATTETATGFAVGELAAGEWLTYTVTVAAAGAYQAEVHVQPGLVGVGRLTLRLGDLPLGTASVAPGPDWTTVSLITPPLPAGQHTLRLLVDEPVRHVSQLRFVPTTASRGAGGQ; the protein is encoded by the coding sequence ATGGGCGCACGCCACCCCTTTTCTACCGGACTGGCCTGGCTGCTCGGGCTGTTGCTGGCGGTGGCTGGTCCGGCTACGGCGCAGCGGCTCGGCCTGCTCCGCGCCAACGGTCCTAGGATAGTAGATGCCGCCGGCCGCGAGGTGGTGCTCCGCGGCTACAACGTGGGCGGCTGGCTGCTCCAGGAAAGCTACATCCTGGGCACCGACACGCTTAACAGCCAGTGGCGCATTCAGCAGGGCCTGCTGCGCACCCTGCCCGAGGCCGAGGTGGAGGACTTCTACCGGCAGTACCGGGCCAATTTCATTACCAAAGCCGACATTGATTTCCTGGCCCGCCAGGGCTTCAACTGTGTGCGCCTGCCCCTGCACTACGACCTGTTTCTGACCCCAACTCAGCGCCGGGCCCGCACCGCCGTGGCCCGCAACCCGCACAACCCGCAGCAGCTGGACGCCTACGTGCAGCAGCTCAGCACCTGGTACGACCAGAACCAGCTGTTCAACCCGGCCCAGCAGCTGGACGGCTTCCGGTTTATCGACGACATGGTGAAGTGGTGCGCCGCCAACAAGCTCTACCTGATTCTGGACCTGCACGCCGCGCCCGGCGGCCAGGGCACCGACCGCAACATCAACGACAACTTCCGGCCCCTGGACCTATGGAAGCGCCGCGACGCCAAGGGCCGCCTCCTCTACCAGGACCTCACGGTGCGGCTGTGGGAGAAGCTGGCCGCCCGCTACCGGCGCGAGGCCACCATTGCCATGTACGACCTCATCAACGAGCCCCACAACCTCAACGCTGCCAATGGTTTATCCAACGACAACCAGGAGTTGAGCGCCTTGTACGCGCGGCTGATTGATGCCGTGCGCGGCCAGCAAGACCGGCACCTGCTGCTGCTGGAAGGCAACGGCTACGGCAACGAGTACACCAACCTGACACCCGACAAGCTAACCGCCCGCGACAAAACCAACCTCGTGTACAACGCCCACCGCTACTGGTGCCCCAACACGGCCGAAGCCGCCGACCCCAACCCCAACCAAATCAACCTGCTAAGCAATCTGGCGGCCTTTCGCGCCCGGTGGCAGGTGCCGGTGTGGGTGGGCGAAACCGGCGAAAACTCCAACGAGTGGTTTACGGCTGCCGTGCAGGGCCTCAACGCCGCGGGCATCGGCTGGTGCCACTGGAACATCAAGCGCGTGGACTCGGGCGCGGGCCTGCTGCGGGTGGCACCTTACGGGAGCATCCTCACCGCCGAAGGCCGGGCGGCGCTGCTGCGCAACGTGCAGTTTGCCAACTGCCAGATTAACCGCGACGTGCTGGCCGCCCTCATCCAGCCCGCCGACGCCCGCACGCCCTTTGCCCCGCTCACTATTCCCGGTACCATCCCGGCCACCGACTACGACCTGGGCCGCGAAGGCGTGACCTACCACGACAGCTACTCGACCCGCACCGACTACCGGGAGCTGAAGCCCACCAACCACGGCGGGGCCTACCGCAACGACGGTGTGGATATCAGCGCCACCACGGAAACCGCCACCGGCTTTGCCGTGGGTGAGCTGGCGGCGGGCGAGTGGCTTACGTACACGGTAACGGTGGCGGCGGCCGGCGCCTACCAGGCCGAGGTGCATGTGCAGCCCGGCCTGGTAGGTGTCGGCCGGCTCACCCTGCGGCTGGGCGACTTACCCCTGGGCACGGCCTCCGTGGCGCCCGGCCCCGACTGGACCACTGTTTCCCTGATTACGCCACCCCTGCCGGCCGGGCAGCACACGCTGCGCCTGCTGGTAGATGAGCCGGTGCGCCACGTATCCCAGCTGCGCTTTGTGCCCACCACGGCCAGTCGCGGCGCGGGTGGGCAGTAA